Sequence from the Corallococcus sp. EGB genome:
CGGCGACGGGCCGATGCCCAGCGTCTTCATGATGTCACCGCCGGTGAGCGCCAGCTCCTTGGCGGACAGGGGGGGCTTCGCGGCGGCCAGCGCCTCCAGCCGCGAGACCAGCGTCTGAAGCGCGGGCATCCGCTCCGGCGCCCGGACCTGGACGCGGGCCTTCGCGACGTCGATGAGCGCGGGCAGGTTCGCCAGGCCCACCCGGGCGAGCATCCGGCGCAGCGCGGGGTCCGCGTCGTCCACGCGCGTCTCCAGCTTCGCGTGCTCGACGAGCAGGCCGATGAGGTCGGCGGACTTGTTGGGGAACTTCAGGCGCACGCACAGCTCCTTCGCCTGCGTCGCGGTGTCGATGTCCGCGAGCAGCGTGGCCATGCGCAGGTCCGCGTCCAGCGGCGCGGCCTGCACGGCGGCGCGGGCGAGCCGGGCGGACTCCGCGTCCACGCGGGCGACCTCCGGCAGGAAGCACTCCATCAGCCCCGTGTCCGCGAGCAGGTGGAGGCCCGTCTCCGCGCGCGGGGACAGGAGCAGCTTGAGGAGCTCCTCGCGCACGCGCTCCAGCGCGACCTTGCGGAACACGGCGAGGGTGGCGGGGATGGCGTCGCGCGTTTCGGGGTCCAGGGTGAAGCCCAGCACGGCGGCGAAGCGCACGGCGCGCAGGGGGCGCAGGCCGTCCTCGGAGAAGCGCTCCAGCGCGGAGCCCACGCAGCGGATCAGCTTCGCGGGCAGGTCCACCTGGCCACCGAACGGATCCACCAGCTCGCGGTCGAGCGGGTTGTACGCCATGGCGTTGATGGTGAAATCGCGCCGCGACAGGTCCTTCACGATGTCGCGCTCGAAGGACACGGAGCTGGGGCGCCGGCCGTCCAGGTAGTCCCCCTCTGAACGGAACGTCGTCACCTCCACGTGGTTGCCGCCGGTGACGACCGTGACGGTGCCGTGCTGGATGCCCGTGGGGATGACCTTGCGGAAGGCGCGCTGCACCTCTTCCGGCAGCGCGCTGGTGGCGACGTCGAAGTCCTTGGGGTGGACCTTGCGGACCATGTCCCGCACGCAGCCGCCCACGAGGTACGTGGGATGGCCCAGCTCGCGCAGGCGGGTGATGACTTCGAGCACGGGCTTCGGAATGTCGGCGTCGTGGAGGTTGGCGATCATGTCCGCAAGGGTGGGAAGAGGCGGGCGCGTACGTTGCCGTCTTCCGGCGAGCCCTGCCACTGCGGCGGCCGCCCCGAAGCCCGGCATACGACAGATGACGTATACGTGAGTGAATGAGAGTTCAAAGGAAACTCCCGCCCACACATGCCGACAATCATTTCAAACGCAGCACACACCGCGGGCGGGGCCACGGGCCGCCGCTCCAGCGAGGCAAACCATGCTCAAGTCCATCAGCAACTACGTCTTCCAGAACCCCTCCCGCCAGCAGGTTGACCGGACGTCGGACGGCTCGAAGAGCGTCTACGGACAGCAGGTCAACGGCATGAACTACTTCCTGGACAAGCGGAACGTCGGCATCTCCGACCGGTCGCGGGACAGCGTCATCGACAACGTCATCAAGGTGGAGAGCGGGGAGCGCAGCGAGATCAACGCGCACCAGCGCGAGGTCGTGGGCTTCGCCCGGGACGCCTTCGAGAGCTTCCGCAAGGGCGATGTCCGGCAGGGGACCGTGGAGGCTGCCGGCTCGGTGCTCAACGCGGCGGGCTCGGTGTTCAAGTCCACGTACACGGAGACGCCGAGCGAGAAGAAGGGCATCGGCCCCTGGTGACCCCTGCCTGCTGACAGGCCGGGCATCACGCACGGCGTGAGGCGGGTGCGTCTGTTAACGATGCACCCGCCATGTCCGAATCCCAAACCACCGCGGTGCATGTCCACGACGCCTGTGAGGTGTACGTGGGCCGAGCCTTCCGCGCCTGGGCGAAGCCCGGGCCGCTCAACCCCGTGCCGGGCCGCTTCGGCAATCCCTTCAAGCCCGGGGGTGTGAAGACCTGGAAGGCGATGATCCGCACGTACTTCGAACCGTGGCTGGCGAAGCTGCCGCCAGAAGAAGCAGCGCGGATCCGCGATGAAGCCCAGCAGCGCATGGCGCCCGGCCCGGACGCGTTCGAATCCTTCGGCTGGTACCTGGAGCTGCGCACCCGACACGACCCGGACTTCCTGCGCGACGTGAAGACCCTGCGCGGCAAGCGGCTGGGCTGCTGGTGCAAGCCGGGCCCATGCCATGCGGATGTGTTGGCCGCCTGGCTGGACGCGTCCCCACGCACCTCAGGTCGCAATTGAAGCCAACACGCGGAGAGCCGCGAATGCCCTGGTGTTGCCCACCGGCCCTGAAGCTGCGAACCGCGCGAGCTCGCTGAAACGACTGCGGCGGGGCTGCTAGGACGGGCCCATGGGACTTGATGCGAGCTACCAGGCCCTCCCCGGCGGCTCCCCGTTGCTTGAGCTGGCGAGGCGGAACACCGGTGTGGGCGAATGGCTGTGGTGCGTCACCAGGCTTCTCCGGGAGCCGCGCGAGGAGACCCTGTCACCCGGCGGTCCGGATCCCGCGGAGCTCCAGCTCCTTGAAGCCGTGAGGGATCTGCTGCGCACCCGCCCCGATCTGGCGACGCAAAAGGTGGATCTCGATCGGCGGTGGGATCACATGCACTTCGTCCTGTCCGAGCGCCGCCGGAACGCTCCGGGAACCGAGGACGACTCCCTGGCCGGCATCGCCATTGAGGGTGAGGCGAAGATCGCCCCGCATGTGGCTGCGGGCCAGGGCGTGCCCCTGCGCTTCACTCGGCCGGAGACGGTCGAGCGGATCGCCCGGATGCTGGAAGCCGTGCGGTTCGACGCCCTTCGCGAACACTTCACCTTCGAAAACCTGAGCCAGGGGGCTGTGTACAAGTGTCCGCGCGAGGAGAACATCGACCATGCCTGGCAGTGGCTGCGCGAGCGCTTCGAACTCTTCCGCGCCTTCTACGTCACGGCCGCGCAGCACGGGGACGGAGTCCTGGTCTGCGTGAACTGAAATGAAATACACGTTCGTCTTCGTCACCGCCGCGGCGCTCCTCACGTTCCTCGCGCAGCGGATTCACGGTCTCGGATGGCTGTTACTGTGGACCGCGTTGAGCTTCGTTGTTCTCGCGCTCCTGCCCTCCCTGCTGCCCACGTGGGGCACCTACGTCCACTGCGCGCAGGGACATGGGCGCACGGGGATGAGCGCCGCCGCGCTCCTCGTGGCCCGAGGAGACCCGCCCGATGCGAAGGCGGCGCTCACGCGGGTGCGGCAGGCGCGAGCACTCAAAGCATCGGCGGAGGCGCTTCGGCCTTCACGTGATTGAAACCACGAGGCCCGGACGCGGTGCCGGGCCTCGTGGACTTTCAAAACCGCTCAGCCCTCTGCCTGCTCCGTGCCCGGATGGTCGGCGTCGCAGACCGGCGCGGTGTCGTCACTGCGCTGACTCTGCTCCGAGGAGACAGAGGCAGTCTCCTCCGAAGGCTGCGCGAACTCGAAGCAGTAGCCCGCGTCCCCACAGGTGGTCCGGAAGGTGCCCTCGTAACAGGGCTGGGTGCAGATCCCCGTGCAGACATCCCAGCACTGCGGCGGATAGGCAAAGGCGGACGCAGGGGCCACGGCGAGGACGGCGGCGACGGACAGAAGGGACTTCTTCAGCGCGTTCATCGGCACTCCTGGGGTGTGGGAATGTGTCTGCGCGACGGGCAGGCACGCCTCGCAGCAGACGCCAGCCCCGGAAGACAATGACAGACGCCCCAGGTCAGGACCGTCTCCAACTGAACGCTCGCATCACCCGATGGTCCGTCCCTGATCCACCCCAGCAGCGTGCAGCAACCCGTCGTTTCCAGCCCCGGCCGGCCGCCCATTATCAACGTGCGCTTCACAGGCCATGGACATCCACGTGCTGGTGCACGTTCGTGCCGGGCCGTATCACCTTCGTGAGACGAACCTCACGAAGGAGACCGCACGATGCAGAAGCGCAAGCTGGGAGAGAGCAACCTGGAGGTCTCGGCCATCGGGCTTGGCTGCATGGGCATGAGCCATGGCTACGGTCCTCCCGCGGACAAGCAGGAGATGCGCTCCCTCATCCGGACGGCTGTCGACCGGGGCGTCACCTTCTTCGACACCGCCGAGGTCTATGGCCCCTTCACGAACGAGGAGCTCGTCGGTGACGCGCTGGCCCCTGTCCGCGGTC
This genomic interval carries:
- a CDS encoding CCA tRNA nucleotidyltransferase — translated: MIANLHDADIPKPVLEVITRLRELGHPTYLVGGCVRDMVRKVHPKDFDVATSALPEEVQRAFRKVIPTGIQHGTVTVVTGGNHVEVTTFRSEGDYLDGRRPSSVSFERDIVKDLSRRDFTINAMAYNPLDRELVDPFGGQVDLPAKLIRCVGSALERFSEDGLRPLRAVRFAAVLGFTLDPETRDAIPATLAVFRKVALERVREELLKLLLSPRAETGLHLLADTGLMECFLPEVARVDAESARLARAAVQAAPLDADLRMATLLADIDTATQAKELCVRLKFPNKSADLIGLLVEHAKLETRVDDADPALRRMLARVGLANLPALIDVAKARVQVRAPERMPALQTLVSRLEALAAAKPPLSAKELALTGGDIMKTLGIGPSPKVGEATRYLLESVLDDPSLNTADTLRERLTAWAARAP
- a CDS encoding DUF4326 domain-containing protein; translation: MSESQTTAVHVHDACEVYVGRAFRAWAKPGPLNPVPGRFGNPFKPGGVKTWKAMIRTYFEPWLAKLPPEEAARIRDEAQQRMAPGPDAFESFGWYLELRTRHDPDFLRDVKTLRGKRLGCWCKPGPCHADVLAAWLDASPRTSGRN
- a CDS encoding DUF1877 family protein — translated: MGLDASYQALPGGSPLLELARRNTGVGEWLWCVTRLLREPREETLSPGGPDPAELQLLEAVRDLLRTRPDLATQKVDLDRRWDHMHFVLSERRRNAPGTEDDSLAGIAIEGEAKIAPHVAAGQGVPLRFTRPETVERIARMLEAVRFDALREHFTFENLSQGAVYKCPREENIDHAWQWLRERFELFRAFYVTAAQHGDGVLVCVN